The following coding sequences are from one Vicugna pacos chromosome 11, VicPac4, whole genome shotgun sequence window:
- the LOC140699654 gene encoding GDP-fucose protein O-fucosyltransferase 2-like, producing MEESVLVIPSWGRLYHWQSLDIHQVRIPWSDFFDLSSLNRNIPDTEYEQFIAGSLGTVQDDAVPQGGGLGDPCLVASHRSPHLKDKVKSSGAGIGTEDG from the exons atggaggagtcggtgctggtgataccctcttggggccgcctctaccattggcagagcctggacatccaccaggtccggattccctggtctgacttttttgatctctcaagtctcaacagaaacatccctgacactgagtacgaacagttcattgcag gttcgctaggcactgtgcaggacgatgcagttccccaaggtggaggactgggagacccctgcttggtggcgagccacaggagcccacacttgaaggacaaagtgaagagtagtggggcgggcataggaacagaggatggttga